In a single window of the Longimicrobium sp. genome:
- a CDS encoding ABC transporter substrate-binding protein — protein MPLPRFRTLMRAGVLPVLALAALAGCRKSADDGKFTVGFSQMGHDNPWRMAQTASLRAEAAKRGVELVVTDAQDQTAKQVADVEDLIARRVDVILLAPREFEGLAPALQAARDANIPVILVDREAEGTPGEDFVTFLGSNFIDQGKRAAEWLVKETGGTAGIVELTGTPGSSVAADRAKGFREVIARHPGMKILASQTGEFSRAQGQSVMQNIAQSLGKQITAVYAHNDEMALGAIQALRAAGLTPGTQVKIVSIDGQRAALEAIQRGELGATVESNPRFGPIAFETIEQVRKGEKVPTKKLIEDRFFDRTNAARFVAEAY, from the coding sequence ATGCCCCTGCCCCGGTTCCGTACCCTGATGCGCGCGGGAGTGCTTCCCGTGCTCGCCCTCGCCGCGCTGGCCGGCTGCCGCAAAAGCGCGGACGACGGCAAGTTCACCGTGGGCTTCTCGCAGATGGGGCACGACAACCCCTGGCGCATGGCGCAGACGGCCAGCCTGCGCGCCGAGGCGGCGAAGCGCGGCGTGGAGCTCGTCGTCACCGACGCGCAGGACCAGACGGCCAAGCAGGTGGCGGACGTGGAGGACCTGATCGCGCGGCGCGTGGACGTCATCCTGCTGGCGCCGCGCGAGTTCGAGGGACTGGCCCCGGCGCTGCAGGCCGCCCGCGACGCCAACATCCCCGTGATCCTGGTGGACCGCGAGGCGGAGGGGACGCCGGGCGAGGACTTCGTCACCTTCCTCGGCTCCAACTTCATCGACCAGGGGAAGCGGGCGGCGGAGTGGCTGGTGAAGGAGACGGGGGGCACCGCGGGGATCGTGGAGCTGACCGGCACTCCCGGCTCCTCGGTGGCCGCCGACCGCGCCAAGGGGTTCCGCGAGGTCATCGCCCGGCACCCGGGGATGAAGATCCTGGCTTCGCAAACGGGCGAGTTCTCGCGGGCGCAGGGGCAGAGCGTGATGCAGAACATCGCTCAGTCGCTGGGCAAGCAGATCACCGCCGTCTACGCGCACAACGACGAGATGGCGCTGGGCGCGATCCAGGCGCTGCGCGCCGCGGGGCTCACCCCCGGCACCCAGGTCAAGATCGTCTCCATCGACGGCCAGCGCGCCGCCCTCGAAGCCATCCAGCGCGGCGAGCTCGGCGCCACCGTCGAGAGCAACCCCCGCTTCGGCCCCATCGCCTTCGAGACCATCGAGCAGGTGCGCAAGGGCGAAAAGGTGCCGACGAAGAAGCTGATCGAGGATCGGTTTTTTGACCGGACCAATGCGGCGCGGTTCGTGGCGGAAGCGTACTGA
- a CDS encoding LacI family DNA-binding transcriptional regulator — MTTRQSTINDVARLAGVSKATVSAVLNDTGTVKRSTRERVLSVIESLNYRKSGPDRRSTGQQVRSLALVIKEIDNPFYGEVITGARAAADDAGYTLLVISSEGGHEAERRAVELLQRKEVDGLILTPVLDADADLSHLFELKRRNFPFVLLEEVRGVPGSLIDVDNEAASRKAVEFLIGQGHTRIVHFAGPGYSSHSQERIDGVRRACSGSHVIFTDHDVVRAGAHLEDGYRTGLEFFRERPAAERPTAVTCYNDLVAIGLCRALAELGLSVPGDVSVIGFDDIALLDYLPLRLTTVRMPKGEMGRLSAQLLIRHIESREAVPPEKVYLEAELVVRDSTRALNGAAAERPVRVRVASGDGEGARRTLSPASR; from the coding sequence ATGACCACCAGGCAGTCCACCATCAACGACGTCGCGCGGCTGGCGGGGGTCTCCAAGGCCACCGTCTCGGCCGTTCTCAACGATACGGGCACGGTGAAGCGCTCCACCCGCGAGCGCGTGCTCTCGGTGATCGAGTCGCTCAACTACCGCAAGAGCGGCCCCGACCGGCGCAGCACGGGGCAGCAGGTGCGCAGCCTGGCGCTGGTCATCAAGGAGATCGACAACCCGTTCTACGGCGAGGTCATCACCGGCGCGCGCGCGGCGGCGGACGATGCGGGCTACACCTTGCTGGTGATCAGCTCGGAGGGCGGCCACGAGGCGGAGCGCCGCGCCGTGGAGCTGCTCCAGCGCAAGGAGGTCGACGGCCTGATCCTGACGCCGGTGCTGGACGCGGACGCGGACCTCTCGCACCTGTTCGAGCTGAAGCGGCGCAACTTCCCCTTCGTCCTGCTGGAGGAGGTGCGCGGGGTGCCGGGGAGCCTGATCGACGTGGACAACGAGGCCGCCTCGCGCAAGGCCGTGGAGTTCCTGATCGGGCAGGGCCACACGCGCATCGTCCACTTCGCGGGGCCGGGCTACTCGTCGCACAGCCAAGAGCGCATCGATGGGGTGCGGCGGGCGTGCAGCGGGTCGCACGTCATCTTCACCGACCACGACGTGGTGCGCGCCGGAGCCCATCTGGAAGACGGCTACCGCACCGGGCTCGAGTTCTTTCGCGAACGGCCTGCCGCCGAGCGTCCCACGGCGGTCACGTGCTACAACGACCTGGTGGCGATCGGCCTCTGCCGCGCGCTGGCGGAGCTGGGGCTGAGCGTGCCCGGCGACGTGTCCGTGATCGGCTTCGACGACATCGCGCTTCTCGACTACCTGCCGCTGCGCCTGACGACGGTGCGCATGCCCAAGGGTGAGATGGGCCGGCTCTCCGCGCAGCTCCTCATCCGCCACATCGAATCGCGCGAGGCGGTGCCGCCCGAAAAGGTGTACCTGGAGGCCGAGCTGGTGGTGCGCGACTCCACCCGCGCGCTCAACGGGGCCGCCGCGGAGCGCCCGGTGCGCGTGCGCGTGGCCAGCGGCGATGGGGAAGGCGCGCGGCGCACCCTGAGCCCCGCATCGCGATGA
- a CDS encoding PA14 domain-containing protein, producing MNAATVAGMGAWIGMPPAAARAEPSWRPAPGPLLTRWAADVDPANPLPEYPRPQMVRPRWQNLNGLWQFSVLGEGDEIPFGRALPERILVPYPVESALSGVGRRATRVVYRRTFRADCAEGERLLLHFGAVDWRARVFVNGRQLAEHTGGFDAFTVDVTEALRGGREQELVVAVDDPTDGFGQPRGKQATEPHPIFYTPVTGIWQTVWLEPVPAASIESLRMTPDVAGEALRLTVRAPAGIAVEAIALADGREVGRARGVAGSEMRVPVPAPRLWGPDDPFLYDLRVSLLDGERIVDQVDSYFGMRTVGLERDARGFTRIALNGEPWFHVGPLDQGWWPDGLYTAPTDEALRWDVERTKALGFNFTRKHIKVEPARWYHHADRIGLPVWQDMPCGWNDTDEARGHFARELAAMMEGLHNHPSVIVWVPFNEKWGQWSEEGTRETVAAMRLADPSRLIDDASGWQHTGCGDVIDVHRYRGPQALVPSNEKATVVGEFGGLGLPIEGHLWRERDEDNWGYGGAFQSLREMNGEYDLLMKRMYRLRDTHGMSAAVYTQLTDVETEVNGIFSYDRAVLKFDAARLAAVNRGLAPFILPEYRDFTDSVEVSVHQGTPTELRFTTDGTEPTAESPLLQPFTLRVGATVRVTSFVDGRAVASASAKFQKVDGHAPAGEISVVPGIEYAYFRDDSPEPPFRLDWPVRQRLERLEARPDDPEPTFSGTLDSFSLAPRDRNELFGFRYTGFLRIPETGVYTFAARSDDGVALWIGEEQVMWSMGQSPAAQEDEGAIALRAGLHPFTLSYHQAYGAMVLELFAEGPRMPRQRIPETMLFRASPAR from the coding sequence ATGAACGCCGCGACGGTGGCCGGCATGGGAGCGTGGATCGGGATGCCGCCGGCCGCCGCGCGCGCGGAGCCGTCGTGGCGCCCCGCGCCCGGCCCGCTGCTGACCCGCTGGGCCGCCGACGTGGACCCCGCGAACCCCCTCCCCGAGTACCCGCGCCCGCAGATGGTGCGCCCGCGCTGGCAGAACCTGAACGGGCTCTGGCAGTTCTCCGTGCTTGGCGAAGGGGACGAGATCCCGTTCGGGCGCGCACTCCCCGAGCGCATCCTGGTGCCCTACCCCGTCGAGTCCGCGCTTTCCGGTGTGGGGCGGCGCGCGACGCGCGTGGTGTACCGGCGCACGTTCCGGGCGGATTGCGCGGAGGGCGAGCGGCTCCTCCTCCACTTCGGCGCGGTGGACTGGCGCGCGCGGGTCTTCGTGAACGGGCGTCAGCTCGCGGAGCACACGGGCGGCTTCGACGCCTTCACCGTGGACGTGACCGAGGCGCTCCGAGGCGGCCGCGAGCAGGAGCTGGTGGTGGCGGTGGACGATCCCACGGACGGCTTCGGACAGCCGCGCGGCAAGCAGGCCACGGAGCCGCACCCGATCTTCTACACGCCCGTCACCGGCATCTGGCAGACGGTGTGGCTGGAGCCCGTCCCCGCCGCCTCCATCGAGTCGCTGCGCATGACGCCCGACGTGGCGGGTGAGGCGCTGCGGCTGACCGTGCGCGCTCCCGCGGGGATCGCCGTGGAGGCGATCGCGCTGGCGGACGGGCGCGAGGTTGGGCGGGCGCGGGGCGTGGCCGGGAGCGAGATGCGCGTCCCCGTGCCCGCGCCACGGCTTTGGGGGCCGGACGATCCGTTTCTCTACGACCTGCGCGTGTCGCTGCTGGACGGCGAGCGGATAGTGGACCAAGTGGACAGCTATTTCGGGATGCGCACGGTGGGGCTGGAGCGCGACGCGCGCGGCTTCACCCGTATCGCGCTGAACGGCGAGCCGTGGTTCCACGTGGGGCCGCTCGACCAGGGCTGGTGGCCGGACGGGCTCTACACCGCCCCCACCGACGAGGCGCTGCGTTGGGACGTGGAGCGGACCAAGGCGCTGGGCTTCAACTTCACCCGCAAGCACATCAAGGTGGAGCCGGCCCGCTGGTACCATCACGCCGACCGCATTGGCCTTCCCGTTTGGCAGGACATGCCGTGCGGCTGGAACGACACCGACGAGGCGCGCGGCCACTTCGCCCGCGAGCTGGCCGCTATGATGGAGGGGCTGCACAACCACCCGTCGGTCATCGTCTGGGTGCCGTTCAACGAGAAGTGGGGCCAGTGGTCGGAGGAGGGCACACGCGAGACGGTGGCGGCGATGCGGCTGGCCGATCCGTCGCGCCTGATCGACGACGCGAGCGGCTGGCAGCACACGGGATGCGGCGACGTGATCGACGTCCACCGCTACCGCGGCCCGCAGGCGCTGGTGCCGTCCAATGAAAAAGCCACCGTCGTGGGCGAATTCGGCGGGCTCGGCCTCCCGATCGAGGGCCACCTCTGGCGCGAGCGCGACGAGGACAACTGGGGCTACGGCGGCGCCTTCCAGTCGCTGCGGGAGATGAACGGCGAGTACGACCTGCTGATGAAGCGAATGTACCGCCTGCGCGACACACACGGGATGAGCGCGGCCGTCTACACGCAGCTCACCGACGTGGAGACGGAGGTCAACGGGATCTTCAGCTACGACCGCGCCGTCCTCAAATTCGATGCGGCACGCCTTGCGGCTGTCAACCGCGGCCTGGCGCCCTTCATCCTCCCCGAGTACCGCGACTTCACGGACTCGGTGGAGGTTTCCGTGCACCAGGGCACCCCCACCGAGCTGCGCTTCACCACGGATGGAACCGAGCCGACGGCGGAGAGCCCTCTCTTGCAGCCGTTCACCCTGCGCGTCGGCGCCACCGTGCGCGTGACGTCGTTCGTGGACGGCCGCGCGGTAGCCTCGGCCAGCGCGAAGTTCCAGAAAGTGGACGGACACGCGCCGGCCGGCGAGATCAGCGTGGTGCCCGGGATCGAATACGCGTACTTCCGCGACGACTCCCCCGAGCCCCCGTTCCGCCTCGATTGGCCCGTGCGGCAGCGGCTGGAACGACTCGAGGCGCGTCCCGACGATCCGGAGCCGACCTTCAGCGGAACGCTCGACTCCTTTTCCCTGGCGCCGCGCGACAGGAACGAGCTGTTCGGCTTCCGCTACACGGGCTTCCTGCGCATCCCCGAAACCGGCGTCTACACGTTTGCGGCGCGGTCGGACGACGGCGTCGCGCTGTGGATCGGCGAGGAGCAGGTGATGTGGTCGATGGGGCAGTCGCCGGCCGCGCAGGAGGACGAGGGCGCGATCGCGCTGCGGGCCGGGCTGCACCCCTTCACCCTCAGCTACCACCAGGCGTACGGCGCGATGGTGCTGGAGCTGTTCGCGGAGGGCCCCCGGATGCCGCGGCAGCGCATCCCTGAGACGATGCTGTTCCGCGCCTCGCCGGCGCGGTGA